A segment of the Nitrospina gracilis 3/211 genome:
ACCCTTGCCGTCGCCTTTCGCTCCGTGGCAGTGCAGGCAGTGCTTTTCGTACACCTCGGTGCCCCGTTCAACGCTGGCCTTTTGGGGCTCGTTGGGCACAAAGGGATATCGAACCGAATCAAAGAGAAAAAGAACCACCTGCCAGATTTCCTCCGGGGTCAGTTTTCCTTCCCATTCCGGCATGGCGGACTCCCACGGCCGATGCGCTTCCGGCAGCCCGCGACCCCCTTTTGCGATCCGCCAGAATGCGTAACTCTCTTTCTTGTCCGCGTCGGCCACAAGCTTTCTCAGGTTGGCCGGGGCCGGACTGAAACGGTCGCCAAACACACCACGTCCGTCCTTCAAATCGCCGTGGCACAGGTAGCAGTGGGTGAAGTACAGCTTTGCTCCGGCTTCTCTGTGGTCCTTCAATTTGGTTTTGTCGGCGCGAAGCGGGTTGTCCAGGTTGGGCAGGGAATAGGTGGTGGAGCCGACAGTGATGGTTTTCGGCAGGTCGGCACTCGTTGGGTTGGTGAACGCAGAAACCGGGCTGACGAGCAGGCTCACAAGCAAGGCGAGCCCCCCCAGCCCGGGTCGATACGTCCGTTGAAGTTTATCGATAACGGATGAAATCAACGGGTTATCCAGCGGAAAGTATGGTTCCGGATTGATTCCTCAAGGCATCAATGAATGGTTCCCGGCAACCGGGCGTCTTTCTTGATGCGTCCGGACTTGATCGTTTCGTAAAAAGGCCGCTCGATTTCGTCTCCATCGAAATGGAAATCGATCTTCACGTCCTCATTCGGCCCGATCTTGATTTTTTGGGTCCGCACCTTCATCAGGTAATGCCAGGCGTTGACGGTGTATTCCCCGGGGGGGATGTTTTCGATTTTGAAAGTACCATCGGCGCCGGTTTTGAAGAAGTAGGGATTCTGTACACGGTAGCCCCAGGTCTGCATGAACTCGTGCATGCCGCAGATCATCTGAAAGATTTTATAGTGCTTCTGGAAATGCACCTTGCCTTCTGAGATTTCCTCTGCGGGGATGGGGATATTCAGAATAATCTTGCCGCGTTCCTTCTGGTAAACCTGGCTGTTGTGCATCACCGCATCCTGGTTGTCTACGAAAAAGGTCTCTCCTTGCCGGATCACGTTCACGTCCGGATAAAATTTGCAGTTCTCGGACAGGATGTTGATGGGTTTGGGCCTGAACGGTTTGCCCGCATCCACGTGCTCCAGCGTGACGACCACATCGCGCATACCGCGGTTTTCGTCCACGATGAAGTCGTAGAGAACGCGGTTCATTTCGTCATCGGTTTCCACCTCGGCGCAGATGTCGAGATTGGGGAACAGCACCAGGTGATACACGCGGGGCTGGGGCATGGGGCCATCCAGAATGGCTCTTCCGGAAATCGAGCCGCCGTTGGTCACTTCAATTTCCTGGTATGCCCAAGAGGAAGGGGCCAATCCCAGCATGAGGACAAGCAGGGCGGTGAACGCGCAACTCATTTTTACGGAAAAATGTTTAATCCAATTTTCAAACATGGTAACGACTCAGGAAAACTTAAGGTTATTGGTTCAGTGATACCTGTTCGGCCAACTCGGGGAAATCGAAATGAATTTCCTGATTGGCGCCGGAAACTTCAACTTCCAGACTCTGCGTTCCCAGAACTTCGTGCCAGACATTCAAGGTGTAATTTCCCGCAGGCACATCTGGGATGGTGAACGCGCCGGACTCCAAGGTGGTGGAATAATAAGGATTCGGGGTCACCACAATCCAGGCCTGCATCCAGGAATGCAGGTCGCACTCGACTTTCACGATCTCCGCCTCTTCAAATTCCTGGACGTGTTCCTGTCCCGGAATGAACATCAGGTTGATCGGATCGTTGTCGAAGGAATAGGTATGAATGTTGTGGTTGATCGGATCACTGGAAAGGATCGTCAACTCGCCGCCCCGCGGCATGGCCACCACGTGTGGTGCATAGCGGCACTTCGTCTGATCCAGCACGAATTCGCCCGAGGCGTCTTTATCTTTGAGGGCATGGCCTTTTTTCTCGGTCAGCCAGACCACGGCGTTCTGTACGTTTTTTCCTTTAAGAAGTAGCGTCTGACCGGCAAACTCCGGTCCACAAGCCTTGCTGTATCTTCCGGTTTTATGGATGGTCGCAGGGGGCGGCGTTCCGCTGAATGTGACGGTCCCTTTGAGCTCGGCCGCGGACGCGGTTCCGACCAACGCAAACAGGCTGAGTGTAAGAAAAAAACCTTTAAACATATCGACTTAAGTCCTACAAAGGAGTATTACTAACGAATCATATCTCAATCCCCAAACAAGTGCAAGGGGGGACTTGATGGGCCACAAGGCCGGATTTTCAGCCGCTTTTGTCAGGTTCGCGCGGCGCATCCCACTCTTTAAGTCTAAACCGGTTGCATTAAACGATGCTTAACCGGAGATGAAATTCGCTTAATGATTGATGTACACCTTTTGTCTTTAATTCGCATTCCCCGTATTTTAAAATGATGAAAAAGGTGCCCATTTAAAGTGCAAATCCGGGCTCTCAACCGTAGCGTTAAGGAAGGAATGAGGACACCATGAAAAAATGCGCCATTTTCGTCACAGCGTTGTTGTTGATCTGGCAGACTGCCTGGGCGGCTGTTCCAAAAGCGGGAGACCCGGCCCCGGGTTTTTCCCTGACCTCTGTGGACGGCCAGCAGGTCTCGCTGAGCGACTTCAAGGGCAAGGTGGTCCTGGTCGGCATGTTCCACATTTGTGTTCCCTGTATGAACCAGGCGATGGAATTTGAAAAAGTCCGC
Coding sequences within it:
- a CDS encoding peroxiredoxin family protein → MKKCAIFVTALLLIWQTAWAAVPKAGDPAPGFSLTSVDGQQVSLSDFKGKVVLVGMFHICVPCMNQAMEFEKVRKELGDKVAIIGINTSGDSKDKVVDYLSQFPNKVDFPYLLDPNHTV